In Myxococcus guangdongensis, one genomic interval encodes:
- a CDS encoding cytochrome C, whose protein sequence is MGGLGAPWSQREACTHRSLGYPTARQTLAWALVTGLLVACGGPEDVSFDESALATEPAQGTPQAQALLGWPWPPLPKPVGLALEVDNGKGQLLRVRAGSSFYINQIDLRASVLSNRDTGLNALKTQSDFAGLGWAGLKAVDEEPVLLGSPGAFTRRRFYRGAAWMDVPSLFTVEPVDSRGRLTGLPVVLNIGSEDSRRERTDDFFIRRLRAIQSITDCQSPTNCAGAKKFEEEALLEVRNAYEHAKAKAFTLTNTTTALRLRWSLRPFTPYIIPVEQVRDADYTYGFGIDVKALTPPRRDGTYAPGSEITFQVTLKDGAGNRLHPEGSLPSYNEVAPDGNAAGIQYYRAFFDATTTYYRRKHRERMLMSQIIGPAQNIQPIRSVIALEAFLDPEVDEQVVATEARDGVYSQFAILPFANIVFRGAFFPEEGLWDRPNTDRWQYKIPANATPGTYLVTVKGRRTYLGEDLPGSRTIEIQVGTTRRTEARLTTGPCNSCHSEGGELSQVLHGNDNRAACSGCHAPLGFELEGPVFVRTHFIHSRSNRFDKPLEQCASCHLTKESIQRTSKAACLSCHKSYPKSHEAQFGKIESMYVGGGPTSFEQCTGACHTQHPRSGL, encoded by the coding sequence ATGGGTGGACTTGGAGCACCCTGGTCCCAGCGCGAAGCGTGTACGCACCGCTCGCTCGGTTACCCCACGGCCCGCCAGACGTTGGCGTGGGCCCTGGTGACGGGGTTGCTGGTGGCCTGCGGCGGACCGGAAGACGTGTCCTTTGATGAGTCCGCGCTGGCGACGGAGCCCGCGCAGGGCACCCCGCAGGCGCAGGCGCTCCTGGGCTGGCCGTGGCCGCCCCTGCCCAAGCCGGTGGGGCTGGCGCTCGAGGTGGACAACGGCAAGGGGCAGCTCTTGCGCGTGCGCGCGGGCTCGAGCTTCTACATCAACCAGATTGATTTGCGCGCCTCGGTGCTGTCCAACCGGGACACGGGGCTCAACGCGCTGAAGACGCAGAGCGACTTCGCGGGGCTGGGCTGGGCGGGGCTCAAGGCCGTGGACGAGGAGCCGGTGCTCCTGGGCAGCCCGGGCGCCTTCACCCGTCGGCGCTTCTACCGGGGCGCGGCGTGGATGGACGTGCCCAGCCTCTTCACGGTGGAGCCCGTGGACTCGCGCGGCCGGCTCACGGGCCTGCCCGTGGTGCTCAACATCGGCTCGGAGGACTCGCGCCGCGAGCGCACCGACGACTTCTTCATCCGCCGGCTGCGCGCCATCCAGTCCATCACCGACTGCCAGTCCCCCACCAATTGCGCGGGCGCGAAGAAGTTCGAGGAGGAGGCGCTGCTGGAGGTGCGCAACGCGTACGAGCACGCCAAGGCGAAGGCCTTCACGCTCACCAACACCACCACCGCGCTGCGGCTGCGCTGGAGCCTGCGCCCCTTCACGCCCTACATCATCCCCGTGGAGCAGGTGCGCGACGCCGACTACACCTATGGCTTCGGCATCGACGTGAAGGCGCTCACCCCGCCGCGCCGCGATGGCACCTATGCCCCAGGGTCCGAAATCACCTTCCAGGTCACCCTGAAGGACGGGGCGGGCAACAGACTGCACCCCGAAGGCAGTCTGCCGTCCTACAATGAGGTCGCGCCGGACGGAAACGCGGCGGGCATCCAGTACTATCGGGCCTTCTTCGATGCGACGACGACGTACTACCGGCGCAAGCACCGGGAGCGGATGTTGATGTCCCAAATCATCGGGCCCGCACAGAACATCCAGCCCATCCGCAGCGTCATCGCGCTCGAGGCCTTCCTGGACCCGGAGGTGGACGAGCAGGTCGTCGCCACCGAGGCGCGCGACGGCGTGTACTCGCAGTTCGCCATCCTCCCGTTCGCCAACATCGTCTTCCGCGGCGCCTTCTTCCCGGAGGAGGGCCTCTGGGACCGGCCCAACACGGACAGGTGGCAGTACAAGATTCCCGCCAACGCCACGCCCGGCACGTATCTGGTGACGGTGAAGGGCCGCCGCACGTACCTGGGCGAGGACCTGCCCGGCTCGCGCACGATTGAAATCCAGGTGGGCACCACGCGCCGCACGGAGGCCAGGCTCACCACGGGCCCGTGCAACAGCTGCCACAGCGAGGGCGGAGAGCTGTCCCAGGTGCTCCACGGCAACGACAACCGCGCCGCGTGCTCGGGGTGCCACGCGCCCCTGGGCTTCGAGCTGGAGGGGCCCGTCTTCGTGCGCACCCACTTCATCCACTCGCGCTCCAACCGCTTCGACAAGCCGCTGGAGCAGTGCGCCTCCTGCCACCTGACGAAGGAGAGCATCCAGCGCACGAGCAAGGCCGCGTGCCTGTCGTGCCACAAGAGCTACCCGAAGAGCCACGAGGCCCAGTTCGGGAAGATTGAAAGCATGTACGTCGGCGGAGGACCCACGTCCTTCGAGCAGTGCACCGGCGCCTGTCATACCCAGCACCCGCGCAGCGGCCTCTAG
- a CDS encoding helicase-related protein, giving the protein MSLVEGLKVRYLPQPEWGVGHLLSLQEDGAKALVVFPAREDAPVLVSTKGGALVSYPLPPGEPVVTYKGRLALVVAEEPGARGLRRYVLRYADTGEEDELPESEVRALPPRSDLLSTLREGRVGDARAFTLRKQALVLDDERRCDALGALLASRVMVKPHQVGVVQRVLSARRPRFVLADEVGLGKTIEAGMVFSALRLSGLARRCLVVAPSHLTVQWLVELFHKFNQLFTLMDSDRYAQSLKEAPGVSPWARFPLVVTSLELLSRSEEHRQELAGEDAFWDLVIIDEAHHLKGERAFEAASVLAKNSWGLLLLTATPMQLDPAEYHGLLTLIDAATAPSVKGFEERLARQEELSTAVRALREGGKAQATAAVKALAQRFPEDARLKTLKEPDALLQHLAETYSLSDTLVRNRRAVVGGFSTRRLHRHPVALPAEELKVRDAALEVLAQGTLRGAPLGNVLRRLESSSAAFSGAVKSNPVLKAKADVLKLPSRDAKFSAFVDVLRGVWKAEPSAKVLVFTESRDTLEMLQSELSRENVEALGYHGDLPLVERDRQVARFRDPEGPKVLLCTEVGGEGRNFQFAHHLVHYDLPWSPATVEQRIGRLDRIGQTHPVEIHVFDVAGTLASDVLTLLADAVGVFGETVGGLDAVLEEVEDRLAELALLPREARVAYAGELKAKVESAREQVKRAYDPLLDVRSFDRPAVERLVKKAQERMGIESDEDGDDGEAPGLEDGLWGVARDLDERLEETVTELARRVGIGVDTDEQVEAFQVAFQFGHALKVDGLPGLDVLEDRTQLGTFWRDTAVEAEELEYFATGHPLVEALFGFLRDGPYGRSAFRFIEKRGPQKARGVELLYHLQLPEPEDTSPGARVPSRQLARFLERTLVHVAVVDGGASGPKADDAVLPALETEGKTLKGDEVSRAFPGFDAFLDAAVPVGQKTAEAALKKLTTSAREAIEAERDAGLERLRLSLDHQGLSDDALATQLGAEHAHYERLLHALRDAKVTLDSACGFILNR; this is encoded by the coding sequence ATGTCTCTCGTCGAAGGTCTGAAGGTCCGCTATCTCCCCCAGCCCGAATGGGGTGTGGGTCACCTGCTGTCCCTCCAGGAGGACGGAGCCAAGGCGCTCGTCGTCTTCCCCGCACGGGAGGACGCCCCGGTGCTGGTGTCCACCAAGGGCGGCGCCCTGGTGTCCTACCCGCTGCCGCCGGGGGAGCCGGTGGTGACGTACAAGGGTCGGCTGGCCCTGGTGGTGGCCGAGGAGCCGGGAGCGCGGGGCCTGCGGCGCTACGTGTTGAGGTACGCGGACACGGGCGAGGAGGACGAGCTGCCAGAGTCCGAGGTGCGCGCGCTGCCGCCGCGTTCGGACCTGTTGTCGACACTTCGCGAGGGCCGGGTGGGGGACGCGCGCGCCTTCACGCTGCGCAAGCAGGCGCTGGTGCTGGATGACGAGCGGCGGTGTGACGCGCTGGGCGCGCTGCTCGCCAGCCGCGTCATGGTGAAGCCCCACCAGGTGGGGGTGGTGCAGCGGGTGTTGTCCGCGCGTCGCCCGCGCTTCGTGCTCGCCGACGAGGTGGGCCTGGGCAAGACGATTGAAGCGGGCATGGTGTTCAGCGCGCTGCGGCTGTCGGGCCTGGCGCGGCGCTGCCTGGTGGTGGCGCCCAGCCACCTCACCGTGCAGTGGCTGGTGGAGCTGTTCCACAAGTTCAACCAGCTCTTCACGCTGATGGACTCGGACCGCTACGCGCAGTCCCTCAAGGAGGCCCCGGGTGTGTCGCCCTGGGCGCGCTTCCCGCTGGTGGTGACCAGCCTGGAGCTGCTGTCGCGCAGCGAGGAGCACCGCCAGGAGCTCGCGGGCGAGGACGCGTTCTGGGACCTGGTCATCATCGACGAGGCGCACCACTTGAAGGGCGAGCGCGCCTTCGAGGCCGCCTCCGTGCTGGCGAAGAACTCCTGGGGCCTCTTGCTGCTCACCGCGACGCCCATGCAGCTGGACCCGGCCGAGTACCACGGGCTGCTCACGCTCATCGACGCGGCCACGGCCCCGTCGGTGAAGGGCTTCGAGGAGCGGCTCGCGCGTCAGGAGGAGCTGTCCACCGCGGTGCGCGCGCTGCGCGAGGGTGGCAAGGCCCAGGCCACGGCGGCGGTGAAGGCCCTGGCCCAGCGCTTCCCCGAGGACGCGCGGCTCAAGACGTTGAAGGAGCCGGACGCGCTGTTGCAGCACCTGGCGGAGACGTACAGCCTCAGCGACACGCTGGTGCGTAACCGCCGCGCGGTGGTGGGTGGTTTCTCCACGCGCAGGCTGCACCGGCACCCGGTGGCGCTGCCCGCCGAGGAGCTGAAGGTCCGCGACGCGGCGCTGGAGGTGTTGGCGCAGGGCACGCTGAGGGGCGCGCCGCTGGGCAACGTGCTGCGCCGGTTGGAGTCCAGCTCCGCGGCGTTCTCGGGCGCGGTGAAGTCCAACCCGGTGCTCAAGGCGAAGGCGGACGTGCTGAAGCTGCCGTCGCGCGACGCGAAGTTCAGCGCCTTCGTGGACGTGCTGCGTGGCGTGTGGAAGGCGGAGCCCTCCGCGAAGGTGCTCGTCTTCACCGAGAGCCGCGACACGCTGGAGATGCTCCAGTCGGAGCTGTCGCGCGAGAACGTGGAGGCGCTGGGCTACCACGGTGACCTGCCGCTGGTGGAGCGGGACAGGCAGGTGGCGCGCTTCAGGGATCCAGAGGGCCCCAAGGTGCTGCTCTGCACGGAGGTGGGTGGCGAGGGCCGCAACTTCCAGTTCGCGCACCACCTGGTGCACTACGACTTGCCCTGGAGCCCGGCGACGGTGGAGCAGCGCATCGGCCGGCTGGACCGCATCGGCCAGACGCACCCGGTGGAAATCCATGTCTTCGACGTGGCGGGCACGCTGGCGTCGGACGTGCTGACGCTGCTGGCGGACGCGGTGGGCGTGTTCGGCGAGACGGTGGGCGGCCTGGACGCGGTGCTGGAGGAGGTGGAGGACCGGCTGGCGGAGCTGGCGCTGCTGCCTCGCGAGGCGCGCGTGGCCTATGCGGGCGAGCTCAAGGCGAAGGTGGAGTCGGCGCGGGAGCAGGTGAAGCGCGCGTATGATCCGCTGCTGGACGTGCGCAGCTTCGACCGCCCCGCGGTGGAGCGCCTGGTGAAGAAGGCCCAGGAGCGCATGGGCATCGAGTCGGACGAGGACGGCGACGACGGCGAGGCCCCCGGGCTGGAGGACGGCCTGTGGGGCGTCGCGCGGGATTTGGACGAGCGGCTGGAGGAGACCGTCACGGAGCTGGCGCGCCGGGTGGGCATCGGCGTGGACACCGACGAGCAGGTGGAGGCCTTCCAGGTGGCGTTCCAGTTCGGCCACGCGCTGAAGGTGGACGGGCTGCCGGGGCTGGACGTGCTGGAGGACCGCACGCAGCTGGGCACCTTCTGGCGCGACACCGCGGTGGAGGCCGAGGAGCTGGAGTACTTCGCCACCGGCCACCCGCTGGTGGAGGCCCTGTTCGGCTTCCTGCGCGACGGGCCCTATGGCCGCAGCGCGTTCCGCTTCATCGAGAAGCGCGGGCCCCAGAAGGCGCGCGGCGTGGAGCTGCTCTACCACCTGCAGCTGCCGGAGCCGGAGGACACCTCGCCCGGCGCGCGCGTGCCCAGCCGTCAGCTGGCGCGCTTCCTGGAGCGCACCCTGGTCCACGTGGCCGTGGTGGACGGCGGCGCCTCGGGCCCCAAGGCCGACGACGCGGTGCTCCCCGCGCTGGAGACCGAGGGCAAGACGCTCAAGGGTGACGAGGTGTCGCGCGCCTTCCCGGGCTTCGACGCCTTCCTCGACGCCGCGGTGCCCGTGGGCCAGAAGACCGCCGAGGCCGCGCTCAAGAAGCTCACCACCTCCGCCCGCGAGGCCATCGAGGCCGAGCGCGACGCCGGCCTGGAGCGCCTGCGCCTGTCGCTGGACCACCAGGGCCTGTCGGATGACGCCCTCGCCACCCAGCTGGGCGCCGAACACGCGCACTACGAGCGTCTGCTTCACGCCCTTCGTGACGCGAAGGTGACACTCGACTCGGCTTGCGGTTTCATTCTCAACCGCTGA
- a CDS encoding sensor histidine kinase, translating into MMRRWTFAQRVGAGVSACMLAGLLLFATLLSVVHGLFTHEEVSRLALRQALLAGSVGLIGVGSLGLVLRQLLAPLHARHEHSEQRLGLLMEAVTDYALCFLDSRGRVTAWNAGAQRLTGWAAEDVAGSALERLHPEDAVAAGLPRAQLERARREGRLLSEGWRVRRDGTRFWAETLLTALSDSRGRLCGFAEVTRDITERRRMERAQALFAEAGRVLQPLSGAREVGEALTRLCVPEVADACILFLPSADGRVRPQAVACADDQAASRLWEPLLRCPDADEVGPCHVVCTGRGELLSEVDAAHLPTALEGSAHGELLRVLGVTSSLTVPLAVGSRVLGALCLLSTGARRYGEVDRAFMEELAARAALALDNARLLTEAQGALELIGVAAHDLGNPLSSLQLRLRRLRLLEANAHEPRLREGLVGAESEARRMGRLLHNLLDLSSLSAGPMTLDREQMDLATLTREVAERHAEQAAAAGCALTVRVLEEDTSGSWDRLRLDRALTNLVNNALKFGHGHPVEVTVHADDSHARVTVKDAGLGIAPGDQQRLFHRFERVHGDGRHHPGTGLGLYIVHQLVQAHGGSIRVRSRIGEGAEFTVELPRALQGRTHLPLQATA; encoded by the coding sequence ATGATGCGACGTTGGACGTTCGCCCAGCGGGTGGGTGCGGGGGTGTCCGCCTGCATGCTCGCCGGCCTGTTGTTGTTCGCGACGCTCCTGTCCGTCGTGCACGGACTGTTCACCCACGAGGAGGTCTCCCGCCTGGCATTGCGACAGGCGCTCCTCGCGGGCTCGGTGGGGCTCATCGGCGTGGGTTCGCTGGGGCTGGTGCTGCGCCAGCTGCTCGCGCCGCTGCACGCGCGCCACGAGCACAGCGAGCAGCGCCTGGGCCTGCTGATGGAGGCGGTGACGGACTACGCGCTGTGCTTTTTGGACTCCCGGGGCCGCGTGACGGCCTGGAACGCCGGCGCGCAGCGGCTGACGGGCTGGGCCGCCGAGGACGTGGCGGGCAGCGCGCTGGAGCGTCTGCACCCCGAGGACGCGGTGGCCGCGGGCCTGCCTCGCGCCCAGCTGGAGCGGGCCCGGCGCGAGGGCCGCCTGTTGTCCGAGGGCTGGCGCGTGCGACGTGACGGCACGCGCTTCTGGGCGGAGACGCTGCTCACCGCGCTGTCGGATTCGCGCGGGCGGCTGTGCGGCTTCGCGGAGGTGACGCGCGACATCACCGAGCGGCGCCGCATGGAGCGCGCCCAGGCGCTCTTCGCCGAGGCGGGCCGCGTGCTGCAGCCGTTGTCCGGCGCGCGCGAGGTGGGCGAGGCCCTCACGCGCCTGTGCGTGCCCGAGGTCGCCGACGCGTGCATCCTCTTCCTCCCCTCCGCCGACGGCCGCGTGCGCCCCCAGGCCGTGGCGTGCGCGGACGACCAGGCCGCCAGCCGCCTGTGGGAGCCGCTCCTGCGCTGCCCCGACGCGGACGAGGTGGGCCCCTGCCACGTGGTGTGCACCGGCCGAGGCGAGCTCCTGTCGGAGGTGGACGCGGCGCACCTGCCCACGGCGCTCGAGGGCAGCGCCCACGGCGAGCTCTTGCGCGTGCTGGGCGTCACCTCCTCGCTCACCGTGCCGCTGGCGGTGGGCTCGCGCGTGCTGGGCGCGCTGTGCCTGCTGTCCACCGGCGCGCGGCGCTACGGCGAGGTGGACCGCGCCTTCATGGAGGAGCTGGCCGCCCGGGCCGCGCTCGCGCTGGACAACGCGCGCCTGCTCACCGAGGCGCAGGGCGCGCTGGAGCTCATCGGCGTGGCCGCGCACGATTTGGGCAACCCGCTGTCCTCGCTCCAGCTTCGCCTGAGGCGCCTGCGGCTGTTGGAGGCGAACGCCCACGAGCCCCGCCTGCGCGAGGGCCTGGTGGGCGCGGAGAGTGAGGCGCGGCGCATGGGCCGGCTGCTCCACAACCTGCTGGACCTGTCGAGCCTGTCCGCGGGCCCCATGACGCTGGACCGCGAGCAGATGGACCTGGCCACGCTGACGCGGGAGGTGGCCGAGCGCCACGCGGAGCAGGCCGCCGCCGCTGGCTGCGCCCTCACCGTGCGCGTGCTCGAGGAGGACACCTCCGGCTCATGGGACAGGCTGCGCCTGGACCGCGCCCTCACCAACCTGGTCAACAACGCCCTCAAGTTCGGCCACGGCCACCCCGTGGAAGTCACCGTCCACGCCGACGACTCCCATGCGCGCGTCACCGTGAAGGACGCGGGCCTGGGCATCGCCCCCGGAGACCAGCAGCGCCTGTTCCACCGCTTCGAGCGCGTCCACGGCGACGGCCGCCACCACCCCGGCACCGGCCTGGGGCTCTACATCGTCCACCAGCTGGTCCAGGCCCACGGCGGCTCCATCCGCGTCCGGAGCCGAATCGGGGAAGGCGCGGAATTCACCGTCGAACTTCCACGTGCCCTCCAGGGCAGGACTCACCTTCCCCTGCAAGCAACCGCTTGA
- a CDS encoding FIST signal transduction protein, with product MAQVKMQTARTTLTEPSAAAEDLLSQLGNVKPVLVTMFASRNRDQHALNRAVRERLPPGTRLVGATTAGELDNTGIHEGSVVLSALSGDVEVGLGLGTQLSVDAITAGQTAIKRACEDLGVRQQDLDPRRYVGLVIDDGFRYKKEELLLGILERSQTLVLVGGGASDDNRDPAKQSALVHVDGEVATDAVLVALFRTSAPWAALRSHWYVPTGEKLTITKVDESHTRALEIDGHPAAKRYAEILGVKDVKDLEFGTPEGFAVRPTALRVGREYFIRAAWRPQEDGSILFANLLEEGTELELMKLGDMAGMTRGFFTDEMPRRVQNPQAALLFHCGGRMWYAHATNSVAQLAETLKAAPTAAGMNVHFEIYSGFHINTTLTALVFGAN from the coding sequence ATGGCCCAAGTGAAGATGCAGACGGCTCGAACCACGCTGACGGAGCCGTCCGCGGCCGCGGAGGACCTCTTGAGCCAGCTGGGCAACGTCAAGCCCGTGCTGGTGACCATGTTCGCCTCGCGCAACCGCGACCAGCACGCGCTGAACCGCGCGGTGCGCGAGCGGCTGCCCCCGGGCACGCGCCTGGTCGGCGCGACGACGGCGGGCGAATTGGACAACACCGGCATCCACGAGGGCAGCGTGGTGCTGTCCGCGCTCTCCGGCGACGTGGAGGTGGGCCTGGGGCTGGGCACGCAGCTGTCCGTGGACGCCATCACCGCGGGACAGACGGCCATCAAGCGCGCGTGCGAGGATTTGGGCGTGCGCCAGCAGGACCTGGACCCGCGGCGCTACGTGGGCCTCGTCATCGATGACGGCTTTCGCTACAAGAAGGAGGAGCTGCTGCTCGGCATCCTGGAGCGCAGCCAGACGCTGGTGCTGGTGGGCGGCGGCGCGAGCGACGACAACCGCGACCCGGCCAAGCAGTCCGCGCTGGTGCACGTGGACGGCGAGGTGGCCACCGACGCGGTGCTGGTGGCGCTGTTCCGCACGAGCGCCCCTTGGGCGGCGCTGCGCTCGCACTGGTACGTGCCCACCGGGGAGAAGCTCACCATCACCAAGGTGGACGAGAGCCACACCCGCGCGCTGGAAATCGACGGGCACCCGGCCGCCAAGCGCTACGCCGAAATCCTGGGCGTCAAGGACGTGAAGGACTTGGAGTTCGGCACGCCCGAGGGCTTCGCGGTGCGCCCCACCGCGCTGCGCGTGGGCCGCGAGTACTTCATCCGCGCCGCGTGGCGGCCCCAGGAGGACGGCTCCATCCTCTTCGCCAACCTGCTGGAGGAGGGCACGGAGCTGGAGCTGATGAAGCTGGGGGACATGGCGGGCATGACGCGCGGCTTCTTCACCGACGAGATGCCCCGCAGGGTGCAGAACCCCCAGGCCGCTCTCCTGTTCCACTGCGGCGGGCGCATGTGGTACGCGCATGCCACCAACAGCGTGGCCCAGCTCGCGGAGACCCTGAAGGCCGCACCCACCGCCGCTGGGATGAACGTGCACTTCGAAATCTATTCAGGGTTCCACATCAACACCACGTTGACCGCGCTGGTGTTCGGGGCGAACTGA